In Tachysurus vachellii isolate PV-2020 chromosome 1, HZAU_Pvac_v1, whole genome shotgun sequence, a genomic segment contains:
- the stil gene encoding SCL-interrupting locus protein homolog produces MNRIQVNLRGLPSHVLEAVCRPDTAQNTRLPESIISPLTFPKSKMHLWDPTSNGDLVNLHLTCYRKPRLLLMEKALRLAHRHARQSKKPQFFCFLIGTLVVDSDEEGVSITLDRFDPGREQPDGSTKSPTALLPGDVLVPCLFNTQHVPDSTVYSAHDLDITFKMLEHSCSSREPMELCKLISLRARLSCVENMDRLSFSVRWAGVTLASSLEAVPVRVLPIIPTALARNLSSPASMAQPLHTHTNTRKRGFLTMDQTRKLLLILESDPKVYTLPLVGVWLSGVTHIHNPAVWAWCLRYLYSSSLNERVMSEDDAFLVVLYSLTHRDPEFYQCKLHGLKDVSFQLLSSIESLTLYKNVEPAEGRSLHFELCAESQNQEAELFKEALSRSALSRAGASSSAAVQNKLSISDHDSGVEDEDLSPRPSPNPHPISQQTRQIQPSVPELSMVLDGSFLDGKVVESHEHSLMHPAQSSLQLRGCSSNTPPSNPIPRPAAQSGMAGPPPIRRPLTPVLSQPKLNRTLSSIGHQPSTCRKSVSSVVRRSGNSFSASSSSSSSSSPKTGASPNGSLHDHTPRSGHQNQKSKKVTIMSDQTPLLPPSQHMVFHSTPAFNSTCSCCPTHHAHMPMYQGSTWQGTPSPPVQNPVYCPPDGSPRRDCSLSTSRPALSLPCRVSPAKSPVCHAGIPLHYTPLHGQHAPNTNPCGGALDQAVPVCQTQCCHHQPGPVAVSAPDIGTGLLPADAYRMLMEQDRQLKQLQAQIQKLLDAQNKVSEPLAASPEVQQEQAIQTSTLSDPLKKTSVSIAVGTGASLFWSSPSHSSVHEGQSIECHSEANSTVSSRLSSENILHSTEEQSPATPRHSTSSPQHNTSDAAVSFQSPVLGESASMYYNSQSKDTEGFSQNREIPDHRFYQELLGQVKSRLQDSVTEEEKMEQDVHSLHPRHSLSPRNSPPSKPALREQNAEGLEDDRVFSATLKQLQSLGVSVELDTGKSIRSTVESASTLACINPEAVIPRLALSEPVGTSICGLSSGVDLSLEANAIALKYLSDSQLSRLSLGGKSPGAQSNASALLFGRTPLDKNSTGLSILSPSNMSLATCKYMKKYGLMERGEEQDDCSMRAQTDSALGCSMQLDTSENILREKETGFILKNVTNKKPEPLFSDQESQSKLIRDLKPKMQLLTRTKTSAEKENVPKEIISQPQRRSSLSDNQRLALVAENQGSVGNFLDLSRLRQLPKLF; encoded by the exons ATGAATCGCATACAGGTGAATTTGCGAGGTTTGCCGTCTCATGTATTGGAAGCAGTGTGCAGACCAGATACAGCACAAAACACCAG gttaccAGAAAGCATCATCAGCCCTTTAACATTTCCTAAATCAAAAATGCACCTTTGGGATCCGACTTCTAATGGAGATCTGGTCAATCTTCATCTTACATGCTACAG AAAGCCGAGGCTGCTACTCATGGAGAAGGCGTTGCGTTTGGCTCATCGTCATGCACGacagagcaagaagccacagttTTTCTGTTTCCTTATTGGGACGCTAGTTGTGGATAGCG ATGAGGAAGGTGTATCGATCACTTTGGATCGGTTTGATCCTGGCAGAGAGCAGCCTGATGGCTCCACAAAATCTCCGACTGCTCTCCTCCCTGGCGACGTCCTAGTGCCATGCCTGTTTAACACTCAGCATGTTCCTGACAGTACTGTGTACTCTGCACATGACCTGGACATCACCTTTAAG ATGTTGGAGCATTCATGCAGCAGCAGAGAGCCGATGGAGCTGTGTAAGCTGATAAGTCTGCGTGCGCGTCTCAGCTGTGTGGAGAACATGGACCGGCTGAGCTTCAGCGTGCGCTGGGCAGGCGTGACGCTGGCAAGCTCACTAGAGGCCGTCCCTGTTCGTGTGCTGCCAATCATCCCTACTGCACTGGCCAGGAACCTGAGCAGCCCAGCCAGCATGGCACaaccactccacacacacactaatacaagGAAACGAGG ATTTCTGACCATGGACCAAACCCGCAAGCTGCTTCTCATCCTTGAGTCGGATCCAAAGGTTTACACGCTTCCTCTTGTCGGCGT ATGGTTAAGTGGCGTTACACACATCCACAACCCAGCAGTGTGGGCGTGGTGTCTGAGGTACCTGTACAGCTCCTCCCTCAATGAAAG AGTGATGTCGGAGGATGATGCGTTTCTGGTGGTCCTGTACTCGCTCACTCACCGGGATCCTGAGTTTTACCAGTGCAAGCTGCATGGGCTGAAAGATGTGAGCTTTCAGCTTCTCAGCAGCATAGAGTCCCTCACACTTTATAAG aacgtGGAGCCAGCAGAGGGACGTTCGCTGCACTTTGAACTCTGTGCTGAGAGTCAGAATCAGGAGGCTGAGCTCTTTAAAGAGGCACTGTCTCGTTCAGCGTTATCAAG AGCTGGAGCTTCATCTTCAGCTGCAGTCCAGAACAAACTGTCCATCAGTGATCATGACTCAGGAGTGGAAGATGAGGATCTCTCTCCTCGGCCATCTCCTAATCCTCACCCCATCAGTCAGCAG ACTAGACAAATCCAGCCTTCTGTCCCAGAACTCTCCATGGTTTTGGATGGCAGCTTCCTTGATGGGAAGGTAGTGGAATCCCATGAACACTCCCTCATGCATCCTGCCCAATCCAGTCTTCAGCTCAGGGGCTGTAGCAGTAATACACCACCCTCCAACCCAATACCACGACCAGCTGCTCAGAGTGGTATGGCTGGTCCGCCACCAATCAGGAGACCTCTGACCCCAGTTTTGTCCCAGCCAAAGCTAAATAGAACACTCTCCTCTATTGGGCACCAACCCTCCACATGCAGGAAGTCTGTTTCCTCTGTGGTCCGAAGATCAGGCAACAGCTTCTCTGCGTCATCGTCTTCCTCATCATCGTCTTCACCCAAGACTGGTGCATCCCCAAATGGCTCTCTCCATGATCACACACCGAGATCTGGTCACCAAAACCAAAAGAGCAAAAAGGTGACCATCATGTCAGATCAGACACCACTTCTGCCTCCTTCTCAGCATATGGTGTTTCACAGCACCCCAGCTTTTAACTCTACCTGCAGCTGCTGCCCCACACACCATGCCCACATGCCCATGTACCAGGGCAGTACCTGGCAAGGGACTCCGTCTCCACCAGTGCAGAACCCTGTGTATTGTCCTCCTGATGGCAGTCCACGTCGGGACTGCAGTCTCTCCACTTCCAGACCTGCGTTATCTCTGCCATGCCGCGTCTCACCTGCTAAGAGCCCTGTGTGTCATGCTGGTATTCCCCTGCACTACACTCCATTACATGGGCAACACGCCCCCAACACCAACCCCTGTGGTGGAGCTCTGGACCAGGCAGTGCCTGTGTGTCAGACTCAGTGCTGCCACCACCAGCCTGGTCCAGTGGCAGTCAGTGCACCAGACATAGGCACGGGCCTTCTTCCTGCTGATGCTTACAGGATGCTAATGGAGCAGGACCGGCAGCTGAAGCAACTGCAGGCTCAG ATCCAGAAACTTCTTGATGCCCAGAACAAGGTGTCAGAGCCACTTGCAGCCTCTCCAGAGGTGCAGCAGGAGCAGGCCATTCAGACCTCTACACTTTCTGACCCCCTAAAGAAGACAAGTGTGAGCATCGCAGTAGGAACAG GAGCCAGTTTGTTCTGGAGCTCTCCCAGTCACAGCTCTGTACATGAAGGTCAGTCTATTGAGTGTCATTCTGAGGCTAACAGCACAGTGTCCTCCAGACTCAGCTCAGAGAACATCCTCCATAGTACAGAAGAACAGAGCCCTGCAACACCTCGACACTCCACGTCATCACCACAACACAA CACATCAGATGCAGCAGTTTCTTTTCAGAGTCCTGTGCTAGGAGAGAGTGCAAGCATGTATTACAACTCTCAGTCTAAAGACACAGAGGGCTTCTCTCAAAACAGAGAAATACCTGATCATAGATTTTATCAAGAGTTACTA GGCCAAGTGAAAAGCCGTCTCCAAGACAGTGtaactgaagaagaaaaaatggaGCAAGATGTGCACAGCCTTCATCCCAGACACAGTCTGTCACCAAGGAATTCTCCTCCAAGTAAACCTGCACTCAGAGAGCAAAATGCTGAAGGTTTAGAAGACGACCGGGTGTTCAGCGCCACACTAAAACAGCTGCAGAGCCTCGGCGTCAGCGTGGAGCTTGATACAGGAAAGTCCATCCGCAGCACTGTAGAGAGTGCCAG caCACTGGCTTGCATAAACCCAGAGGCAGTCATCCCAAGGCTGGCGCTCTCTGAGCCAGTGGGCACCAGCATCTGTGGGTTGAGCAGCGGCGTGGATCTGAGTTTAGAAGCCAATGCCATCGCTCTAAAGTACCTCAGCGACTCTCAGCTGTCCCGTCTGTCACTGGGAGGCAAGTCTCCTGGAGCCCAGTCCAACGCCAGTGCACTGCTTTTTGGAAGAACTCCGCTGGATAAGAACAGCACTGGACTGAGCATTCTTTCTCCCAGCAACATGTCACTAGCCACCTGCAAGTACATGAAGAAATATGGACTGATGGAACGTGGAGAGGAACAGGATGACTGCAGCATGAGAGCACAGACTGACTCTGCGCTTGGCTGCTCCATGCAACTTGACACATCAGAAAACATTTTGCGAGAGAAGGAAACTGgttttattctaaaaaatgTAACTAATAAGAAGCCTGAGCCACTTTTCTCTGATCAAGAATCTCAAAGCAAGCTAATACGAGACCTGAAGCCTAAAATGCAGCTTCTTACTCGCACAAAAACAAGCGCAGAGAAGGAGAACGTCCCGAAAGAGATTATTTCTCAACCTCAGCGGCGATCCTCTTTATCTGACAACCAGAGACTTGCTTTAGTGGCAGAAAATCAAGGCTCTGTTGGGAATTTTCTCGACCTCAGCAGGTTGCGACAGCTCCCTAAACTGTTTTAA